Proteins encoded in a region of the Quercus lobata isolate SW786 chromosome 8, ValleyOak3.0 Primary Assembly, whole genome shotgun sequence genome:
- the LOC115956795 gene encoding brefeldin A-inhibited guanine nucleotide-exchange protein 2, with product MASSEADSRLSQVISPALEKIVKNASWRKHSKLAHECKSVIEKLKLPPKEQEEPTGPEPEPESESDSSGPGPLHDGGPIEYSLADSESILSPLISAANSGFLKIADPAADCIQKLIAHGYLRGEADPTGGDEAKLLSNLIESVCKCHSLGDDQMELLVLKTLLSAVTSISLRIHGDCLLQIVRTCYDIYLGSKNVVNQTTAKASLIQMLVIVFRRMEADSSTVPIQPIVVAELMEPVEKSDADGSMTMFVQGFITKIMTDFDGVFHPATPGKLSLGGHDGAFETRTVETTNPADLLDSTDKDMLDAKYWEISMYKTALEDRKGELADGEGERDEDLEVQIGNKLRRDAFLVFRALCKLSMKTPPKEALADPQLMKGKIVALELLKILLENAGAVFRTSERFLGAIKQYLCLSLLKNSASTLMIVFQLSCSIFISLVSRFRAGLKAEIGVFFPMIVLRVLENVAQPNFQQKMIVLRFLEKLCVDSQILVDIFINYDCDVNSSNIFERMVNGLLKTAQGTPPGVVTTLLPQQEVTMKLEAMKCLVEILKSMGDWMNKQLRIPDPHSTKKFEAADSSHEPGNLPMANGNADEPVEGSDSHSEASNEASDVLTIEQRRAYKLELQEGISLFNRKPKKGIEFLINANKVGNSPEEIATFLKNASGLSKSLIGDYLGEREELSLKVMHAYVDSFDFQGMEFDEAIRAFLQGFRLPGEAQKIDRIMEKFAERYCKCNPKAFISADTAYVLAYSVIMLNTDAHNPMVKNKMSADDFIRNNRGIDDGKDLPEEYLRSLFERISRNEIKMKEDNLALQPKQSMNSNRLLGLDSILNIVIRKRGEDKFMETSDDLIRHMQEQFKEKARKSESVYYAATDVVILRFMIEVCWAPMLAAFSVPLDQSDDEVVIALCLEGFRYAIHVTAVMSMKTHRDAFVTSLAKFTSLHSPADIKQKNIDAIKAIVTIADEDGNYLQEAWEHILTCVSRFEHLHLLGEGAPPDATFFAFPQNEPEKSKQAKSTILPVLKKKGPGKIQYAASTVMRGSYDSAGIGGNASGAVTSEQMNNLVSNLNMLEQIGSSEMNRIFTRSQKLNSEAIIDFVKALCKVSMEELRSASDPRVFSLTKMVEIAHYNMNRIRLVWSSIWNVLSDFFVAIGCSENLSIAIFAMDSLRQLSMKFLEREELANYNFQNEFMKPFVIVMRKSSAVEIRELIIRCVSQMVLSRVNNVKSGWKSMFMVFTTAAYDDHKNIVLLAFEIIEKIVRDYFPYITETETTTFTDSVNCLIAFTNNRFNKDISLNAIAFLRFCATKLAEGDLGSSSRNKEKEASAKALSPTGKDGKQENGEMADKVDHLYFWFPLLAGLSELSFDPRPEIRKSALQVLFETLRNHGHHFSLSLWERVFESVLFPIFDYVRHAIDPSGGNLPGQGTDSETGDLDQDAWLYETCTLALQLVVDLFVKFYNTVNPLLRKVLMLLVSFIKRPHQSLAGIGIAAFVRLMSNAGDLFSEEKWLEVALSLKEAANATVPDFSFILSEHALPRENNGESGESDVSGMPDNDSESLRTHHFYASLTDAKCRAAVQLLLIQAVMEIYNMFRSHLSAKNDLVLFVAMHDVASNAHKINSNAVLRSKLLEFGSMTQMQDPPLLRLENESYQICFTLLQNLILDRPPSYDEAQVESYLVDLCQEVLQFYIETAQSVQMSVSSLGQPQWPIPLGSGKRRELAARAPLIVATLQAVCSLEEHSFEKNLDRFFPLLSSLISCEHGSNEVQVALSDMLSSSVGPILLRSC from the exons ATGGCTTCTTCGGAAGCCGATTCCCGGCTAAGCCAGGTGATATCTCCGGCGCTCGAGAAGATCGTCAAAAACGCTTCGTGGCGTAAACATTCCAAGCTAGCTCACGAGTGCAAATCCGTTATCGAAAAGCTCAAACTACCTCCCAAGGAGCAAGAAGAACCAACCggacccgaacccgaacccgaaTCCGAGTCCGATTCGTCTGGCCCGGGTCCGCTCCACGACGGCGGTCCAATCGAGTACTCCCTCGCCGATTCCGAGTCGATCCTCAGTCCACTCATCAGCGCCGCCAATTCCGGCTTTCTCAAAATCGCTGATCCCGCCGCGGATTGTATCCAGAAATTGATTGCCCACGGTTATCTCCGCGGCGAGGCGGACCCGACCGGCGGCGATGAGGCGAAGCTGCTGTCGAATCTGATCGAGTCCGTGTGCAAATGCCACAGTTTAGGCGATGATCAGATGGAGTTGTTGGTTCTCAAGACGCTGTTGTCGGCAGTGACCTCGATCTCGCTGCGAATCCATGGGGATTGCTTGCTTCAGATCGTGAGGACGTGTTACGATATCTACCTCGGGAGCAAGAACGTGGTGAATCAGACGACGGCGAAGGCGTCGTTGATTCAAATGTTGGTCATCGTTTTCCGGAGAATGGAGGCGGACTCGTCGACCGTGCCTATTCAGCCTATTGTGGTGGCGGAGTTGATGGAACCGGTGGAGAAATCCGATGCGGACGGTTCTATGACAATGTTCGTGCAAGGGTTTATAACGAAGATAATGACGGACTTTGACGGAGTTTTTCATCCGGCTACGCCTGGGAAGTTATCGTTGGGCGGTCACGACGGTGCATTCGAGACTAGGACGGTTGAGACGACGAATCCAGCGGATTTGTTGGATTCTACGGATAAGGATATGTTGGATGCGAAGTATTGGGAGATTAGCATGTATAAGACGGCTTTGGAGGATCGGAAAGGTGAATTGGCGGATGGGGAGGGAGAGAGGGATGAAGACTTGGAGGTTCAGATTGGGAATAAGCTTCGAAGGGATGCATTTTTGGTGTTCCGGGCGCTTTGCAAGTTGTCGATGAAGACACCTCCAAAGGAGGCGCTGGCTGATCCACAGTTGATGAAGGGGAAGATTGTGGCTTTGGAGTTGTTGAAGATTTTGTTGGAGAATGCTGGTGCTGTGTTTAGGACTAGTGAGAG GTTTTTAGGTGCCATTAAGCAATACTTGTGTCTATCATTGTTGAAGAACAGTGCTTCAACGCTTATGATTGTTTTCCAACTTTCTTGCTCCATTTTCATAAGTCTGGTGTCAAGATTTAGAGCTGGATTGAAAGCAGAGATTGGAGTATTTTTTCCTATGATTGTTCTCAGAGTTTTAGAAAATGTTGCTCAACCTAATTTTCAGCAGAAGATGATTGTGCTTCGGTTTCTTGAGAAGCTCTGTGTTGATTCACAAATCTTGGTGGACATATTTATCAACTATGATTGTGATGTTAATTCTTCAAACATATTTGAGAG AATGGTCAATGGACTTCTTAAAACTGCACAAGGTACCCCGCCTGGTGTAGTCACTACATTGTTGCCACAACAGGAGGTGACCATGAAACTTGAAGCTATGAAATGTTTAGTGGAAATTCTGAAATCAATGGGAGATTGGATGAATAAACAGTTGCGTATTCCAGATCCTCATTCCACCAAGAAATTTGAAGCAGCTGATAGCAGTCATGAACCTGGAAATCTTCCCATGGCAAATGGGAATGCAGATGAACCTGTTGAAGGATCTGATTCTCATTCGGAAGCTTCCAACGAGGCTTCTGATGTTTTGACAATTGAGCAACGACGAGCTTACAAGCTGGAACTTCAG GAAGGTATATCTCTTTTCAATCGGAAACCTAAGAAAGGGATTGAATTTCTTATAAATGCAAACAAGGTGGGCAACTCACCTGAGGAGATAGCAACTTTTCTAAAAAATGCATCTGGTTTGAGCAAGTCTTTGATAGGTGATTATCTAGGAGAAAGGGAAGAGTTATCATTGAAAGTAATGCATGCATATGTGGATTCTTTTGACTTCCAAGGCATGGAGTTTGATGAGGCGATTAGGGCCTTTCTTCAAGGCTTTAGGTTGCCTGGTGAGGCACAGAAGATTGATCGAATCATGGAAAAGTTTGCTGAGCGCTATTGCAAATGTAATCCAAAGGCTTTTATTAGTGCTGACACAGCCTATGTTCTTGCTTACTCTGTTATAATGCTTAATACTGATGCTCATAACCCTATGGTGAAGAACAAG ATGTCGGCTGATGATTTTATAAGAAACAATCGTGGCATAGATGATGGAAAAGATTTACCTGAGGAGTACCTGAGGTCATTATTTGAACGAATATCAAGAAATGAGATTAAAATGAAGGAAGATAACTTGGCTCTTCAACCAAAACAGTCTATGAACTCGAACAGACTTCTAGGCTTGGACAGCATCCTCAATATAGTGATCCGTAAGCGTGGAGAAGACAAATTTATGGAAACCAGTGATGATCTTATTAGGCACATGCAGGaacaatttaaagaaaaagcACGCAAATCTGA GTCAGTTTATTATGCTGCAACAGATGTGGTGATCCTTAGATTCATGATTGAGGTATGCTGGGCTCCTATGTTGGCTGCATTCAGTGTTCCGCTAGACCAAAGTGATGATGAGGTAGTAATAGCTCTGTGTCTTGAAGGGTTCCGGTATGCAATTCATGTTACTGCTGTGATGTCCATGAAGACACATAGAGATGCTTTTGTGACTTCCCTAGCCAAGTTTACCTCTCTCCACTCTCCTGCTGATATCAAGCAGAAAAACATTGATGCAATTAAG GCAATAGTTACAATCGCTGATGAAGATGGGAATTACTTACAAGAAGCTTGGGAGCATATTTTGACATGTGTTTCTAGATTTGAGCATCTACATCTCTTGGGAGAAGGTGCTCCTCCAGATGCCACTTTTTTTGCCTTTCCTCAGAATGAGccagaaaaatcaaaacaagcTAAGTCCACTATCCTTCCcgttttgaaaaaaaagggaCCTGGAAAGATTCAGTATGCAGCTTCAACTGTGATGCGGGGTTCCTATGATAGTGCTGGTATTGGTGGCAATGCTTCAGGGGCAGTCACCTCTGAACAGATGAACAATTTAGTCTCTAATTTAAACATGTTAGAACAAATTGGTAGTTCTGAAATGAATCGCATATTCACACGGAGTCAAAAGTTAAACAGTGAGGCAATAATAGACTTTGTTAAGGCCCTTTGCAaggtttctatggaggaattgcGATCTGCATCTGATCCACGTGTTTTCAGCCTTACAAAGATGGTTGAGATTGC GCACTATAACATGAACCGCATTAGGCTTGTGTGGTCAAGCATCTGGAATGTGCTCTCTGATTTCTTTGTAGCCATTGGCTGTTCTGAAAACCTTTCTATTGCAATATTTGCAATGGATTCTTTACGCCAGTTGTCTATGAAATTTTTAGAGCGAGAAGAATTGGCTAATTATAATTTCCAAAATGAGTTTATGAAaccttttgttattgttatgcGCAAGAGTAGTGCTGTTGAAATCAGAGAACTAATTATCAGATGTGTCTCACAAATGGTGTTATCTCGTGTCAACAATGTTAAATCTGGATGGAAGAGCATGTTCATG GTCTTCACGACTGCAGCTTATGATGACCACAAAAACATTGTTCTATTGGCCTTCGAAATAATTGAGAAGATTGTGCGAGATTACTTCCCATACATTACCGAGACTGAAACCACCACCTTTACAGACTCTGTGAATTGCCTGATTGCATTCACCAACAATAGATTTAACAAAGATATTAGCCTCAATGCTATTGCCTTTCTTCGGTTCTGTGCAACAAAACTTGCTGAAGGAGATCTTGGCTCCTCATCAAGGAATAAGGAGAAGGAAGCTTCTGCAAAGGCTTTGTCTCCGACAGGAAAAGATGGTAAACAAGAGAATGGAGAGATGGCAGATAAGGTTGATCACCTCTATTTCTGGTTCCCTTTGTTGGCTG GTTTGTCAGAACTTAGCTTTGACCCTAGGCCTGAAATCAGGAAGAGTGCCTTACAAGTGCTGTTTGAGACCTTACGCAACCATGGTCACCATTTCTCACTTTCTTTGTGGGAACGAGTGTTTGAATCGGTTCTATTTCCAATATTTGACTACGTTCGACATGCCATTGATCCTTCTGGGGGGAACTTGCCAGGGCAGGGAACTGATAGTGAAACAGGTGATCTTGATCAAGATGCATGGCTCTACGAGACATGCACATTGGCCCTCCAACTAGTTGTAgatctttttgttaaattttataacaCAGTCAATCCACTTTTGAGAAAAGTGTTGATGCTTCTTGTGAGCTTTATTAAGCGTCCTCACCAAAGCCTTGCTGGTATTGGTATTGCTGCATTTGTCCGTTTGATGAGCAATGCAGGGGATCTGTTTTCTGAGGAAAAGTGGCTTGAAGTGGCTTTGTCATTGAAAGAAGCTGCTAATGCCACAGTTCCTGATTTCTCTTTCATTCTCAGTGAGCATGCTTTACCTAGAGAAAATAATGGGGAATCTGGGGAGTCTGATGTGTCTGGCATGCCGGATAATGATTCAGAGAGCCTGAGGACACACCATTTCTATGCTTCTTTGACTGATGCTAAGTGCCGAGCTGCTGTTCAACTTTTATTGATTCAG GCAGTGATGGAAATCTACAACATGTTTCGGTCTCACCTTTCAGCAAAAAATGACTTGGTCCTCTTTGTTGCTATGCATGATGTGGCATCCAATGCTCATAAGATCAATAGCAATGCTGTCCTACGTTCAAAGCTTCTAGAGTTTGGCTCAATGACCCAAATGCAAGACCCTCCACTATTGCGGCTTGAGAATGAGTCTTACCAAATTTGCTTCACACTCTTACAGAATCTTATACTGGATAGGCCTCCAAGTTATGATGAGGCTCAAGTGGAATCCTACCTTGTTGACCTTTGCCAGGAGGTCTTGCAGTTTTATATTGAAACTGCTCAGTCAGTACAGATGTCTGTATCATCCCTTGGGCAGCCCCAGTGGCCAATTCCCTTAGGTTCTGGGAAACGGAGAGAATTGGCTGCTCGTGCACCTCTTATTGTTGCCACTCTCCAGGCTGTCTGCAGTCTGGAAGAGCATTCATTTGAGAAGAACTTGGATCGGTTCTTCCCCTTACTTTCAAGCTTGATAAGTTGTGAACATGGGTCAAATGAGGTCCAGGTAGCCCTCAGTGATATGCTTAGCTCGTCAGTTGGTCCTATTTTGCTTCGGTCGTGTTGA